One stretch of Micromonospora echinospora DNA includes these proteins:
- a CDS encoding S8 family serine peptidase translates to MSKRFTVGAVAAAASLALTVTGLGIPANAAPSDTRTFTVLAESGVSTDAAIAAIAAAGGTVVARTDDVGLFQVRSDRADFASRATAAGALVGAAEEKAIGRKPKLDRVEQENLLAAAATKGKVAKGKAKKMDPLDDKLWGLDMIRADQARKIEPGDRRVTVGVLDTGVDASHPDLAPNFNWALSRNFAPDIPEVDGPCEVASCVDPVGTDDGGHGTHVAGTIGAAANGFGLSGVAPKISLVELKGGQDSGYFFLNPVVNALVHAGRSGLDVVNMSFYVDPWLYNCTANPADSPEAQAEQRTVIEAMKRALNFAHGKGVTLVGSLGNNHEDLGAPRTDVSSPDYGADPYPRPIDNATCWDLPVEGPHVIGVSSVGPSGKKADYSNYGTEQISVAAPGGWFRDGFGTDTFRTDANMILSTYPKKVLQEEGSVDEDGNIVAGFESSVFKQCTTKGECGYYTYLQGTSMASPHVSGVAALIVSKHGKKQGRDGFGMAPSLVEQHLYRTAAEHACPEPRLQSYTNEGRSAEFDAYCAGSLNFNGFYGYGIVDAYAAVKTPLKPNVRP, encoded by the coding sequence GTGAGCAAGCGCTTCACCGTCGGCGCGGTCGCGGCTGCGGCCTCGCTGGCACTCACGGTGACCGGCCTGGGGATCCCGGCGAACGCCGCGCCGTCGGACACCCGGACCTTCACTGTGCTGGCCGAGAGCGGCGTGTCCACCGACGCCGCGATCGCCGCGATCGCCGCCGCCGGCGGCACTGTCGTCGCCCGCACCGACGACGTCGGCCTCTTCCAGGTCAGAAGCGACCGGGCGGACTTCGCCAGCCGGGCCACCGCCGCCGGCGCCCTGGTCGGCGCGGCCGAGGAGAAGGCGATCGGCCGCAAGCCGAAGCTGGACCGGGTCGAGCAGGAGAACCTGCTGGCCGCCGCGGCGACCAAGGGCAAGGTCGCCAAGGGCAAGGCCAAGAAGATGGACCCGCTCGACGACAAGCTCTGGGGCCTGGACATGATCCGGGCTGACCAGGCCCGCAAGATCGAACCGGGTGACCGCCGGGTCACCGTCGGCGTGCTGGACACCGGCGTCGACGCCAGCCACCCCGACCTGGCGCCGAACTTCAACTGGGCGCTGTCGCGCAACTTCGCCCCGGACATCCCCGAGGTCGACGGCCCGTGCGAGGTGGCGAGCTGCGTCGACCCGGTCGGCACCGACGACGGCGGGCACGGCACGCACGTGGCCGGCACCATCGGCGCCGCCGCCAACGGCTTCGGCCTCTCCGGCGTGGCGCCGAAGATCTCGCTCGTCGAGCTGAAGGGTGGCCAGGACAGCGGCTACTTCTTCCTCAACCCCGTGGTGAACGCCCTGGTGCACGCGGGCCGCTCCGGGCTGGACGTGGTGAACATGTCCTTCTACGTCGACCCGTGGCTCTACAACTGCACCGCCAACCCGGCCGACTCGCCGGAGGCGCAGGCCGAGCAGCGCACCGTCATCGAGGCCATGAAGCGGGCGCTCAACTTCGCCCACGGCAAGGGCGTCACGCTGGTCGGCTCGCTCGGCAACAACCACGAGGACCTGGGCGCGCCGCGCACCGACGTGAGCAGCCCGGACTACGGCGCCGACCCGTACCCGCGCCCGATCGACAACGCGACCTGCTGGGATCTGCCGGTCGAGGGCCCGCACGTGATCGGCGTGTCGTCGGTCGGCCCGTCCGGCAAGAAGGCCGACTACTCGAACTACGGCACCGAGCAGATCTCGGTGGCGGCTCCGGGTGGCTGGTTCCGCGACGGCTTCGGCACCGACACGTTCCGCACCGACGCCAACATGATCCTCTCCACGTACCCGAAGAAGGTGCTCCAGGAGGAGGGGTCGGTCGATGAGGACGGCAACATCGTCGCCGGCTTCGAGAGCTCGGTGTTCAAGCAGTGCACCACCAAGGGTGAGTGTGGTTACTACACCTACCTGCAGGGCACCTCGATGGCGTCCCCGCACGTCTCGGGCGTGGCCGCGCTGATCGTCAGCAAGCACGGCAAGAAGCAGGGCCGGGACGGGTTCGGCATGGCGCCGAGCCTGGTCGAGCAGCACCTCTACCGGACGGCGGCCGAGCACGCCTGCCCGGAGCCGCGGCTGCAGAGCTACACCAACGAGGGCCGGAGCGCCGAGTTCGACGCGTACTGCGCGGGCTCGCTGAACTTCAACGGCTTCTACGGCTACGGCATCGTCGACGCCTACGCCGCGGTGAAGACCCCGCTCAAGCCCAACGTGCGACCGTAA
- a CDS encoding HAD family hydrolase: MSGPRSAVVFDADETLVDLRPAVTGALVAVLEEMRRRTPAAAAVSLADLEGDWGAVFGALSAAPVQEIRRTALARSLARAGLEADLDEFAALFFARRYALSRPFPDVLPALAALRPHHLLGFATNGNSRAERCGLAGQFAFEVYAHEDGLPKKPSPEFFAAVVAAAGLPAARIVHVGDSPEHDVVAAQRAGLRAVWLNRGGLPRPRGLEPDAEVSTLAGLSTVLITLTNANA, from the coding sequence ATGAGCGGGCCGCGCAGCGCCGTCGTCTTCGACGCCGACGAGACTCTCGTCGACCTGCGCCCGGCGGTCACCGGCGCGCTCGTCGCCGTACTCGAGGAGATGCGGCGGCGGACCCCGGCGGCGGCCGCGGTGTCGCTCGCGGACCTGGAGGGGGACTGGGGTGCGGTGTTCGGCGCGCTCAGCGCCGCCCCGGTGCAGGAGATTCGGCGGACCGCCCTGGCCCGCTCGCTGGCCCGGGCCGGGCTGGAGGCGGACCTGGACGAGTTCGCGGCGTTGTTCTTCGCCCGCCGGTACGCGCTGAGCCGGCCCTTCCCCGACGTGCTGCCCGCGCTGGCGGCGCTGCGCCCGCATCACCTGCTCGGCTTCGCAACGAACGGCAACAGCCGCGCCGAACGCTGCGGCCTCGCCGGGCAGTTCGCCTTCGAGGTGTACGCGCACGAGGACGGCCTGCCCAAGAAGCCGTCGCCGGAGTTCTTCGCGGCGGTGGTGGCGGCCGCCGGACTGCCCGCCGCGCGCATCGTCCACGTGGGCGACTCGCCGGAGCACGACGTGGTCGCCGCCCAGCGGGCCGGACTGCGTGCCGTATGGCTCAACCGGGGCGGGCTTCCCCGGCCTCGGGGCCTCGAACCGGACGCCGAGGTGTCCACACTTGCCGGACTGTCCACCGTGCTCATCACCTTGACAAACGCGAATGCCTAG
- a CDS encoding EamA family transporter has product MRERSSVGLGLALLSAITFATSGTFARPLITGEWSAVAVVIARVGIAALVLAVPAVLALRGKWSVLRRNGVTVLLFGLLGVATAQACFFNAVRYLPVGVALLLEYLGIVLVVGWMWLVHGQRPRALTVAGSVTALCGLALVLDLTGAGRLDPVGVLWGLGAGVGLAGYFVIAGRLDAELPSVVVASGGMAVGALALLLLGGIGALPLTAGTADVTFAGHQVSWLVPIAGLSLIAAVVAYLAGVAGTRLLGARLSSFVGLTEVMFAVLIAWLVLDELPSLIQLAGGVLILGGVALVRADELRGSPPASATAPAQPVLTGER; this is encoded by the coding sequence ATGCGTGAACGGTCCAGCGTCGGGCTCGGCCTGGCACTGCTCTCCGCGATCACGTTCGCGACCTCGGGCACGTTCGCCCGTCCGCTGATCACCGGCGAGTGGTCGGCGGTGGCGGTGGTGATCGCCCGGGTCGGCATCGCCGCGCTGGTCCTCGCCGTGCCCGCCGTGCTGGCCCTGCGCGGCAAGTGGTCGGTGCTGCGGCGCAACGGCGTCACAGTGCTGCTGTTCGGGCTGCTCGGCGTCGCCACGGCGCAGGCGTGCTTCTTCAACGCGGTCCGCTACCTCCCGGTCGGCGTGGCGCTGCTGCTGGAATACCTCGGCATCGTGCTGGTGGTCGGATGGATGTGGCTCGTCCACGGGCAGCGCCCGCGAGCGCTGACGGTGGCCGGCTCGGTCACCGCCCTGTGCGGGCTGGCGCTCGTCCTCGACCTCACCGGCGCCGGCCGCCTGGACCCGGTGGGCGTGCTGTGGGGTCTCGGCGCGGGAGTCGGCCTGGCCGGCTACTTCGTCATCGCCGGGCGGCTCGACGCCGAACTGCCCTCGGTCGTGGTGGCCAGCGGCGGCATGGCGGTCGGCGCGCTGGCGCTGCTCCTGCTCGGCGGCATCGGAGCGCTGCCACTCACCGCCGGCACCGCCGATGTCACCTTCGCCGGGCACCAGGTGAGCTGGCTGGTGCCGATCGCCGGGCTGTCGCTGATCGCCGCGGTGGTCGCGTACCTCGCCGGTGTCGCGGGAACGCGGCTGCTCGGGGCCCGGCTGTCCTCCTTCGTGGGGCTGACCGAGGTGATGTTCGCGGTCCTGATCGCCTGGCTGGTGCTCGACGAACTGCCCAGCCTGATCCAGCTGGCCGGCGGCGTGCTCATCCTCGGCGGCGTCGCCCTGGTGCGTGCGGACGAACTGCGGGGCTCACCACCGGCGTCGGCGACGGCACCGGCCCAGCCGGTACTGACCGGCGAGCGATGA
- a CDS encoding CGNR zinc finger domain-containing protein, with product MLFAHDTECALVGAAALVNTADGDREGLPDVAALDDFFTTYGWSGRHERTDVELRQVRALRPRLRRIWYADTDEVVAIVNGLLRESHALPQLVRHDDEPYHLHAVPRDAPLATRMAVEAAMAMADLVRMGELSRLRHCDHPDCDNVLVDLSRNRSRRFCDAGCGNRAAVSAYRARKAAASQS from the coding sequence TTGCTTTTTGCTCATGACACCGAATGCGCGCTGGTCGGCGCCGCCGCACTGGTGAACACCGCCGACGGCGACCGGGAAGGGCTGCCCGACGTGGCCGCTCTCGACGACTTCTTCACCACCTACGGGTGGAGTGGCCGACACGAGCGCACCGACGTCGAGCTGCGCCAGGTCCGCGCGCTCCGGCCCCGGCTGCGCCGCATCTGGTACGCCGACACCGACGAGGTGGTGGCGATCGTCAACGGACTGCTGCGCGAGTCGCACGCGCTGCCGCAACTCGTCCGGCACGACGACGAGCCGTACCACCTGCACGCCGTGCCCCGGGACGCGCCACTGGCGACCCGGATGGCGGTCGAGGCCGCGATGGCGATGGCCGATCTCGTCCGGATGGGCGAGCTGAGCCGGCTGCGGCACTGCGACCACCCCGACTGCGACAACGTGCTGGTCGACCTCTCCCGGAACCGGTCCCGCCGGTTCTGCGACGCCGGCTGCGGCAACCGGGCCGCGGTGAGCGCCTACCGGGCCCGCAAGGCCGCCGCGTCCCAGTCCTGA
- a CDS encoding GNAT family N-acetyltransferase, with translation MRDDGGVLLETARLTLRRFTMDDVDRLVALDADPEVMRFLTGGVPTPAATFRDDVLPRLLAQYDRFSGLGRWATFDRFTGEFLGWHSLDPSDDGAEAELGYRLRRATWGHGLATEGARALVRHAFDTVGVRRVWAQTMAVNDRSRAVMARAGLRYVRTFHLAFDDPIPGTEQGEVEYELRGDAWPAIRQDWDAAALRAR, from the coding sequence GTGCGTGACGACGGCGGAGTGCTGCTGGAGACCGCGCGGCTGACGCTGCGCCGGTTCACGATGGACGACGTGGACCGGCTGGTGGCGCTGGACGCCGACCCGGAGGTCATGCGTTTCCTGACCGGCGGTGTGCCGACCCCGGCCGCGACGTTCCGGGACGACGTGCTGCCCCGGCTGCTGGCGCAGTACGACAGGTTTTCCGGGCTCGGCCGCTGGGCGACGTTCGACCGGTTCACCGGCGAGTTCCTCGGCTGGCACTCGCTCGACCCGTCCGACGACGGCGCCGAGGCGGAGCTGGGCTACCGGCTGCGCCGCGCGACCTGGGGGCACGGGCTGGCCACCGAGGGCGCGCGGGCGCTGGTGCGGCACGCGTTCGACACGGTCGGCGTCCGCCGGGTGTGGGCCCAGACGATGGCGGTGAACGACCGCTCCCGCGCGGTGATGGCCCGCGCCGGGTTGCGCTACGTCCGCACGTTCCACCTCGCCTTCGACGACCCGATTCCGGGTACGGAGCAAGGTGAGGTGGAGTACGAGCTGCGCGGCGACGCCTGGCCCGCTATTCGTCAGGACTGGGACGCGGCGGCCTTGCGGGCCCGGTAG
- a CDS encoding class II fumarate hydratase, whose amino-acid sequence MVGVTTPEATGYRIERDSMGEVEVPADALWRAQTQRAVQNFPISGRGLEPAQIKALAQIKGAAALVNGELGVIDADVAQAIATAAAHVAAGGYDDQFPVDVFQTGSGTSSNMNTNEVIATLAGRELGRDVHPNDHVNASQSSNDVFPTSIHLAATQFVVEDLIPSLKQLAGALEEKAAEFETVVKAGRTHLMDATPVTLGQEFGGYAAQVRYGVERLESALPRLAELPLGGTAVGTGINTPLGFADRVIGKLRESTGLPLTEARNHFEAQGARDALVETSGQLRTVAVGLYKIANDVRWMGSGPRAGLRELRIPDLQPGSSIMPGKVNPVVAEAMRQVCAQVIGNDAAVAFAGSQGDFELNVMLPVMGRNLLESIKLIAASSRLFAERLVAGLVADAEVCLAYAEGSPSIVTPLNRHLGYDEAASIAKEALAKQVSIREVVISRGHVDSGKLTETQLDEALDLLRMTHP is encoded by the coding sequence ATGGTAGGCGTGACGACTCCAGAGGCGACCGGCTACCGGATCGAACGCGACTCGATGGGCGAGGTGGAGGTGCCCGCCGACGCGTTGTGGCGGGCGCAGACCCAGCGCGCGGTGCAGAACTTCCCGATCTCCGGGCGCGGGCTGGAACCCGCCCAGATCAAGGCCCTGGCGCAGATCAAGGGGGCGGCGGCACTGGTCAACGGCGAGCTGGGGGTGATCGACGCCGACGTGGCGCAGGCGATCGCCACCGCCGCCGCGCACGTCGCCGCGGGCGGCTACGACGACCAGTTCCCGGTGGACGTGTTCCAGACCGGCTCCGGCACGTCGTCCAACATGAACACCAACGAGGTGATCGCCACGCTGGCCGGCCGGGAGCTGGGCCGCGACGTGCACCCGAACGACCACGTCAACGCCTCGCAGTCCAGCAACGACGTCTTCCCCACCTCGATCCACCTGGCCGCCACGCAGTTCGTGGTGGAGGACCTGATCCCCTCGTTGAAGCAGCTCGCGGGCGCGCTGGAGGAGAAGGCAGCCGAGTTCGAGACGGTGGTCAAGGCCGGGCGTACCCACCTGATGGACGCCACCCCGGTCACGCTCGGGCAGGAGTTCGGCGGCTACGCCGCGCAGGTCCGCTACGGCGTCGAGCGGCTGGAGTCGGCGCTGCCCCGGCTGGCCGAGCTGCCGCTGGGCGGCACCGCCGTCGGCACCGGCATCAACACGCCGCTCGGCTTCGCCGACCGGGTGATCGGGAAGCTGCGGGAGTCGACCGGCCTGCCGTTGACCGAGGCGCGCAACCACTTCGAGGCGCAGGGTGCCCGGGACGCGCTGGTGGAGACCTCGGGCCAGCTCCGTACCGTCGCGGTCGGCCTCTACAAGATCGCCAACGACGTGCGCTGGATGGGTTCCGGCCCGCGCGCCGGCCTGCGTGAGCTGCGCATTCCCGACCTCCAGCCGGGGTCGTCGATCATGCCGGGCAAGGTGAACCCGGTGGTGGCCGAGGCGATGCGCCAGGTCTGCGCCCAGGTGATCGGCAACGACGCGGCGGTGGCGTTCGCCGGGTCGCAGGGCGACTTCGAGCTGAACGTGATGCTCCCGGTGATGGGCCGCAACCTGCTGGAGTCGATCAAGCTGATCGCCGCGTCCAGCCGGCTGTTCGCCGAGCGGCTGGTGGCCGGCCTGGTCGCGGACGCCGAGGTCTGCCTGGCGTACGCGGAGGGCTCGCCGTCGATCGTCACCCCGCTCAACCGCCACCTCGGGTACGACGAGGCCGCCTCGATCGCGAAGGAGGCGCTGGCGAAGCAGGTCTCCATCCGCGAGGTGGTGATCTCCCGCGGTCACGTCGACTCGGGCAAGCTCACCGAGACCCAGCTGGACGAGGCGCTGGACCTGCTCCGGATGACCCACCCCTGA
- a CDS encoding AfsR/SARP family transcriptional regulator: MRFGILGPLRVGGGEATVTAGRDRTVLAMLLLRPGRVVPVEDLVDAVWEERPPATARTQLQICVSRLRQRFAALGLPADTIVTDPAGYGLRVEPDDLDAETFARTVETARAEAATGRLTDARHRFRAALALWRGPALAGIPAQSVRRRAQALDEQRLAVLEECVDVELRLRRAADLVDELTEAVDRNPLRERLRGQLMLALSTVGRHADALAVYREGRRIYAEELGIEPGAALQELHQRLLAGDLALGGPESRAGAPVRALPRAISDFTGRQQTVARLVKEIEEEAIRVQLIDGMAGSGKTTLAVQVAGAVADRFPDAQLFVDLHGHSERSPVATTAAVATLLRQLGVPPERVPIDLADRLAMWRSELADRRAVVVLDNAADAGQVAPLLPNGPDCLVLITSRRRLVGLDSGRPSSLPVLESDEAVDLLSRVAGVERVTAEPEAAAEVARRCGHLPLALRLAGARLAHRPRWRVADLAERLAGASDPLAELVAGERSVARAFALSYEQVSPVAQRVFRLLALHPGAHADNRVPAVLAELPLPEAQDALDELVDAHLVEEAEPGRYRLHDLIREYARMLGAQRETAEERRAATARLLDFHLHVAATIVKSLEPVGLHPLPEPARPDLVAATAGLGRQWLEENRPTLTALVRLAENEGFLRQCWQLARVGWAMNFYGGHLDDLVETHQIGLRAAGRLGDDEAVATMFNYLASADYRRGRFADAVRRMEVAVGIYRRLGRLDELGRALGNLGTAYGVDGRPRQAIEVFESLAVLTRRLVDPTALINWLNNLSFTLVGIGRYDEAVRMSRNQMVLARQLGNLRQLGNAIGHLGMARRQRGERGPARRLLGAGLGLKRRVGNRYGEGELLNELGVMEREDGRPEPAAGLHWEALVAMTDAGDMVGQCASRNLLARAILDQGDVASALDLHRRVLSDATRLSARYEQARALDGMARCLRHTDADQARRYAVRALALFRQVETPDQRDTEKLLAELG, encoded by the coding sequence GTGCGGTTCGGAATCTTGGGGCCCTTACGGGTCGGCGGTGGCGAAGCCACAGTTACCGCGGGTCGGGACCGGACCGTGCTCGCCATGCTGTTGCTGCGCCCGGGCCGTGTGGTGCCGGTGGAGGACCTGGTCGACGCCGTCTGGGAGGAACGCCCTCCGGCCACCGCGCGGACCCAGCTCCAGATCTGCGTGTCGCGACTGCGGCAGCGGTTCGCGGCGCTCGGGCTGCCGGCCGACACGATCGTCACCGACCCGGCCGGCTACGGCTTGCGGGTGGAGCCGGACGACCTCGACGCGGAGACGTTCGCCCGTACCGTCGAGACGGCCCGAGCCGAGGCCGCCACCGGCCGGCTGACCGACGCGCGGCACCGCTTCCGGGCCGCCCTGGCTCTCTGGCGCGGCCCGGCGCTGGCGGGCATACCCGCCCAGAGTGTGCGGCGGCGAGCCCAGGCGCTCGACGAGCAGCGGCTCGCGGTGCTGGAGGAGTGCGTCGACGTCGAGCTGCGGCTACGCCGAGCGGCGGATCTGGTCGACGAGCTGACCGAGGCGGTCGACCGCAACCCGCTGCGGGAACGGCTTCGGGGGCAGCTCATGCTGGCCCTCTCGACGGTCGGCCGCCACGCGGACGCGCTTGCCGTCTACCGGGAGGGCCGGCGGATCTACGCCGAGGAACTGGGCATCGAGCCCGGCGCGGCGTTGCAGGAACTGCACCAGCGGCTGCTCGCCGGTGACCTGGCGCTGGGCGGGCCGGAGAGCCGGGCCGGCGCCCCGGTGCGGGCGCTGCCACGGGCGATCAGCGACTTCACCGGACGGCAGCAGACCGTGGCCCGGCTGGTGAAGGAGATCGAGGAGGAGGCAATCCGGGTCCAGCTCATCGACGGCATGGCGGGCAGTGGCAAGACGACGCTCGCCGTCCAGGTGGCCGGCGCGGTCGCCGACCGGTTTCCCGACGCGCAGCTCTTCGTCGACCTGCACGGGCACAGCGAACGCAGCCCGGTGGCCACGACCGCGGCCGTGGCCACCCTGCTCCGGCAGCTCGGCGTACCCCCCGAGCGGGTGCCGATCGACCTGGCGGACCGGCTGGCGATGTGGCGTTCCGAGCTGGCCGACCGGCGGGCCGTGGTGGTGCTCGACAACGCCGCCGACGCCGGCCAGGTCGCGCCGTTGCTGCCCAACGGGCCGGACTGCCTGGTGCTGATCACCAGCCGCCGCCGGCTGGTCGGCCTGGACTCGGGCCGGCCGTCCTCACTGCCGGTGCTCGAGAGCGACGAGGCGGTCGATCTGCTGTCCCGGGTGGCCGGCGTGGAGCGGGTCACCGCCGAGCCCGAGGCGGCGGCGGAGGTGGCCCGGCGCTGCGGTCATCTGCCGCTCGCCCTGCGGCTGGCCGGGGCCCGGCTCGCGCACCGGCCGCGCTGGCGGGTGGCCGACCTGGCCGAGCGGCTGGCCGGCGCCTCCGACCCGCTGGCCGAGCTGGTCGCCGGCGAGCGCTCGGTGGCCCGGGCCTTCGCGCTGTCGTACGAGCAGGTGTCACCGGTCGCGCAGCGGGTCTTCCGGCTGCTCGCGCTGCACCCGGGCGCCCACGCCGACAACCGGGTGCCGGCGGTGCTCGCGGAGCTGCCGCTGCCGGAGGCCCAGGACGCGCTCGACGAACTGGTCGACGCGCACCTCGTCGAGGAGGCGGAACCGGGCCGCTACCGGCTGCACGACCTGATCCGGGAGTACGCGCGCATGCTCGGCGCGCAACGCGAGACGGCCGAGGAGCGAAGGGCGGCGACAGCCCGGCTCCTCGATTTTCACCTGCACGTCGCCGCGACCATCGTGAAGTCGCTGGAGCCGGTCGGCCTCCACCCCCTGCCGGAGCCGGCGCGGCCCGACCTGGTGGCGGCCACCGCCGGCCTCGGCCGTCAGTGGCTGGAGGAGAACCGGCCGACCCTGACGGCACTTGTCCGGTTGGCCGAGAACGAGGGTTTCCTCCGGCAGTGCTGGCAGCTCGCCCGGGTCGGCTGGGCGATGAACTTCTACGGCGGCCATCTCGACGACCTGGTGGAGACACACCAGATCGGTCTGCGTGCCGCCGGGCGTCTGGGTGACGACGAGGCCGTGGCGACGATGTTCAACTATCTGGCTTCGGCGGACTACCGCCGGGGGCGGTTCGCCGATGCCGTCCGGCGGATGGAGGTGGCGGTCGGCATCTACCGGCGGCTCGGCCGTCTGGACGAGTTGGGCAGGGCGCTCGGCAACCTCGGCACGGCGTACGGGGTCGACGGACGACCTCGGCAGGCCATCGAGGTGTTCGAATCGTTGGCGGTGCTCACCCGCCGACTGGTGGACCCGACCGCGCTGATCAACTGGCTCAACAACCTGTCGTTCACACTGGTCGGGATCGGCCGCTACGACGAGGCCGTGCGGATGTCCCGCAACCAGATGGTCCTGGCCCGGCAACTCGGCAACCTGCGGCAGCTCGGCAACGCGATCGGCCACCTCGGTATGGCGCGGCGCCAGCGTGGGGAGCGCGGCCCCGCGCGCCGGCTCCTGGGTGCCGGCCTGGGGCTCAAGCGCCGGGTGGGCAACCGCTACGGCGAGGGCGAGCTGCTCAACGAGCTGGGCGTGATGGAGCGCGAGGACGGCCGGCCGGAACCGGCCGCTGGGCTGCACTGGGAAGCGCTCGTCGCCATGACCGACGCCGGGGACATGGTCGGGCAGTGCGCGTCCCGGAACCTGCTGGCCCGGGCGATCCTCGACCAGGGTGACGTCGCCAGTGCACTCGACCTGCACCGTCGGGTGCTCAGCGACGCCACCCGGCTCAGCGCCCGCTACGAGCAGGCCCGCGCGCTCGACGGCATGGCCCGCTGCCTGCGGCACACCGACGCCGACCAGGCCCGCCGGTACGCCGTGCGCGCGCTGGCGCTGTTCCGCCAGGTCGAGACGCCGGACCAGCGGGACACCGAGAAGCTGCTGGCCGAGCTGGGCTGA
- a CDS encoding fumarate hydratase — protein MSSAAAFSYAPLLPTGPDLTEYRLVTDEGVDVVNGPGGRRFLTVDPAALTALTAEAMHDIAHFLRPAHLAQLRSIIDDPAASPNDRFVALDLLRNANIAAGGVLPMCQDTGTAIVMGKRGRHVLTDGTDAEAISRGVYQAYTRLNLRYSQLAPLTMWDERNTGSNLPAQVELYAEDPDGHADAYKFLFMAKGGGSANKSYLYQETKALLNPTRMMQFLEEKLRLIGTAACPPYHLAVVIGGTSAEYALKTAKYASAKYLDALPTQGSMSAHGFRDLELEAEVLELTRNFGIGAQFGGRYFCHDVRVVRLPRHGASCPVAIAVSCSADRQAVAKITPSGVWLERLETDPARYLPDVTDETLEAEEVVRVDLNRPMDEIRAELSKYPVKTRLSLTGPLVVARDIAHAKIAERLDAGEPMPQYLRDHAVYYAGPAKTPEGYASGSFGPTTAGRMDAYVEKFQAAGGSMVMLAKGNRSAQVTRSCQTHGGFYLGSIGGPAARLAQDCIKHVEVLEYAELGMEAVWKIEVEDFPAFIVVDDKGNDFFAEVTKPVLTVGRR, from the coding sequence ATGAGCAGTGCCGCCGCCTTCTCGTACGCACCCCTGCTGCCGACCGGCCCCGACCTGACGGAATACCGCCTGGTCACCGACGAGGGCGTGGACGTCGTCAACGGCCCCGGTGGCCGCCGGTTCCTGACCGTCGATCCGGCCGCGCTGACCGCGCTGACGGCCGAGGCGATGCACGACATCGCCCACTTCCTGCGCCCGGCCCACCTGGCCCAGCTCCGCTCGATCATCGACGACCCGGCGGCCTCGCCGAACGACCGGTTCGTCGCGCTCGACCTGCTGCGCAACGCCAACATCGCGGCCGGCGGCGTGCTGCCGATGTGCCAGGACACCGGCACCGCGATCGTCATGGGCAAGCGCGGGCGGCACGTGCTCACCGACGGCACCGACGCGGAGGCGATCTCGCGTGGCGTCTACCAGGCGTACACCCGGCTCAACCTGCGCTACTCCCAGCTCGCCCCGCTGACCATGTGGGACGAGCGGAACACCGGCAGCAACCTGCCCGCCCAGGTGGAGCTGTACGCCGAGGACCCGGACGGCCACGCCGACGCGTACAAGTTCCTCTTCATGGCCAAGGGCGGCGGCTCGGCCAACAAGTCCTACCTCTACCAGGAGACCAAGGCCCTGCTGAACCCGACGCGGATGATGCAGTTCCTGGAGGAGAAGCTCCGGCTCATCGGCACCGCGGCCTGCCCGCCGTACCACCTGGCCGTCGTCATCGGCGGCACCTCCGCCGAGTACGCGCTGAAGACCGCGAAGTACGCCTCCGCGAAGTACCTCGACGCGCTGCCCACCCAGGGGTCGATGAGCGCGCACGGCTTCCGCGACCTGGAGCTGGAGGCCGAGGTGCTGGAGCTGACCCGCAACTTCGGCATCGGCGCGCAGTTCGGCGGACGCTACTTCTGCCACGACGTACGGGTGGTCCGGCTGCCCCGGCACGGCGCCTCCTGCCCGGTGGCGATCGCGGTGTCCTGCTCGGCGGACCGGCAGGCGGTGGCGAAGATCACCCCGTCGGGCGTCTGGCTGGAGCGCCTGGAGACCGACCCGGCGCGCTACCTGCCCGACGTGACCGACGAGACGCTGGAGGCCGAGGAGGTCGTCCGCGTCGACCTGAACCGGCCGATGGACGAGATCCGCGCCGAGCTGTCGAAGTATCCGGTGAAGACGCGGCTGTCGCTGACCGGTCCGCTCGTCGTCGCGCGGGACATCGCGCACGCGAAGATCGCCGAGCGGCTGGACGCGGGCGAGCCGATGCCGCAGTACCTGCGTGACCACGCGGTCTACTACGCGGGCCCGGCCAAGACCCCCGAGGGCTACGCCTCCGGCTCGTTCGGTCCCACCACGGCGGGCCGGATGGACGCGTACGTGGAGAAGTTCCAGGCGGCCGGCGGCTCGATGGTGATGCTCGCGAAGGGCAACCGGTCCGCCCAGGTCACCCGCTCCTGCCAGACCCACGGCGGCTTCTACCTCGGCTCGATCGGCGGCCCGGCCGCCCGCCTCGCGCAGGACTGCATCAAGCACGTCGAGGTGCTCGAATACGCCGAGCTGGGCATGGAGGCGGTCTGGAAGATCGAGGTGGAGGACTTCCCCGCCTTCATCGTCGTCGACGACAAGGGCAACGACTTCTTCGCCGAGGTCACCAAGCCGGTGCTCACCGTCGGCCGGCGCTGA